CTGGCCCCTTTCATGGTGGGACGCGCAAAGCACCATGACTCCGTCAATAAACTCAGCACACAAAGTGAGTTTACGTGGGGAATGGCTCATTCCAAAGACATCGAAAAATGGAGCAAAAAACTTCAGTACGTCGAGGAGTGGAACTATTACGACTATTACAAGGCCCGCTGGAAATGGTGGGGGATATTAGCTCGCTTCCCGCTCTGGAAAGCGCAGTTGTCCAACAGGATTGTCCATGTGAAGGTACTCTAATTCAGGCTCAAGAGTACACCTCGTCATGCTGCGCAATATGCTCATATCTCATATTGCGCAGCATCACACCTAACCCACTGGTAGCTATGAATATTTTTGCACACCGTTTGCTCATTCCTCACTGTAGATAAGGCCAAGCGCCTCACCTGCACACATCGAACAGCTAAATTGAAGAAACGAGGTCATTATGAGCAAAGTCTTGATTGTTTACGGTTCCACAACTGGCAACACCGAAAGCGTCAGTGATGTCATTGAAAAAGAACTGAAACAGGCAGGTCACGAGGTAGACGTCAAAAACGCGGCCTCTGTTGAGGCCGACGGCATGGCAAATGGATATGACTCAGTCCTGCTTGGTTGCTCCACCTGGGGCGACTCTGACATTGAGCTTCAGGACGACTTTGTCCCACTGCTTGACGATCTGGACAAAGCTGGCCTCTCCGGAAAACGCGTTGCCGTATACGGATGCGGAGACAGCTCTTACGAGCATTTTTGCGGAGCCGTCGATGTCATCGAAGAAAAGGCCGAGAGCCTTGGGGCAGACATGGTCGCCGCCTCTCTCAAAATTGATGGCGATCCAGAAGATGATGATGTTCTTTCCTGGATTCAGGGATTCAGCGCGAAACTCTAAAAGAAACAAAAAACCCCCAGCGTATCCCGCTGGGGTTTTTCTCTTTTTCAACAGCTTTATTCACAATTATTCCTCAGGGCTTTGCACCATCCAGAACAGCGCTGTAGAGCACGGCATCTCGCGGGGCATATCCAAAATGCCGTTTAAACTCCCGGCTAAACTGCGAAGGGCTTTCGTACCCAACACTTCGGGCTGCAGCCCCTACTCCAGCACCCAGCACAGCAATACTTTTCCGTGCCTTTTCCAAACGAATTTTTTTGACATATTGCACAGGAGCCAATGAGGTGACTGCCTTAAAGTGCGAATAAAATGCGCGCTGAGACATGTTGGCAAGCCCTGCAAGCTCCGCAACATCAAGAGGCTTCGCGTAATCATCATGAATACGCCGCAACACCCGTGAAATACGAGCATAACTCGTGTCTCCACACGCCGCAGCCGCAAGCTGATGCCCCTGTGCACCTCTCAATAAATAATAATGAAGCTCCCGGATAATTCCAGGCCCCAGCACTTCTGCCTGCTCCTGTGTCCGCAACACATCCAAAAGCCTTGCGGTCGCATCGACAATCTCTTCCGTCAGAGGCTCAAGATACAGCCCGGGAGGCGAAAGCTGCTGTTCGTCAAATCCTGCGACACCCTTCATCTGCGTCAAGAGTTCCTGTATAGTCGTCAGGTCTATCGAAAGCGTCAGACTCAAAAGAGGCACGCCGTCCTCTGGGCACAGGTCTATTTCAACGGGCACGACCGTAGGAATAACCAACAGATCTTTCTCACCATACGTCAGCTCTGCATGCGGCAAATGGCAGACCTTATGTCCCTGTGCGGCAAGGCACATACTCTGGTCATACAAAAGTGGTACGCGAGCGCGGTGCTCGGAAATCCGCACCAGCGTGACGTTTTTGAGAAACGTCGTATTTGGACCTTCATGTGGCGTCATTTCCGCCAAAGCTGCGACAAGCCGTTTTCGCATGTTTTCCTCTCACACTCTTTTTTCAGCACGCTACCAAGTCCCAAGAAAAGCGCAAGCGCAGTGACACGCCTGCACAATTAGGCAAATCTTTTGCGAGAATGGCTCTATCACCACAGGACAAAAGACGTCATAAAGTGTGAAAACAGTCTTTAACCTGAGCGGAGAACTCATGCAAAAATTTACGTTTTTTAACCCAACCCAGATTGTCTTTGGCAAAGGACAAATGCAGGAACTTGATGCGCTTGTCCCCAAAAACGCCCGTGTGCTCATCACATACGGGGGCGGGAGTGCCAAGCGGAGCGGAGTCCTTGACGCTGTCAAAAAAGAACTCATGCAGTCTAACCGCACTGTCTTTGAATTCGGCGGCATTGAGGCAAATCCCAAGTTCCCAACCTTAATGAAGGCCGTTGAGCTGGCACGAATGGAAGACGTTGACTTCCTGCTTGCTGTCGGCGGCGGCTCAGTTATGGATGGAACCAAATTCATTGCCATCGCCATCCATGCAGAGCAGTTTATGGGCAAAGAAGAAGAACTTCTGCACTTTGGTTTCTCTACAGTTCCCGTGGAAAACGTCGTCCCACTTGGAACAGTTGTCACCCTGCCAGCCACAGGCTCAGAGATGAACAATGGCGGCGTCATCAGCAACGGAACAGACAAGCTCACGATCTTCCACCGGGACGCATTCCCTGTTTTCTCCATCCTCGACCCCGAGCTGACCTACACTCTGCCCAAAGAGCAGGTAGGAAATGGTATTGTCGATTCCTTTGTGCATGTCATAGAGCAGTACCTGACCTATCCGCAAAACGCGCCAGTTCAGGACCGCATTGCTGAAGGACTTTTGCAGACCATCATTGAAGTTGGGCCAACAACACT
The window above is part of the Desulfobaculum bizertense DSM 18034 genome. Proteins encoded here:
- a CDS encoding AraC family transcriptional regulator, with the protein product MRKRLVAALAEMTPHEGPNTTFLKNVTLVRISEHRARVPLLYDQSMCLAAQGHKVCHLPHAELTYGEKDLLVIPTVVPVEIDLCPEDGVPLLSLTLSIDLTTIQELLTQMKGVAGFDEQQLSPPGLYLEPLTEEIVDATARLLDVLRTQEQAEVLGPGIIRELHYYLLRGAQGHQLAAAACGDTSYARISRVLRRIHDDYAKPLDVAELAGLANMSQRAFYSHFKAVTSLAPVQYVKKIRLEKARKSIAVLGAGVGAAARSVGYESPSQFSREFKRHFGYAPRDAVLYSAVLDGAKP
- a CDS encoding flavodoxin, with amino-acid sequence MSKVLIVYGSTTGNTESVSDVIEKELKQAGHEVDVKNAASVEADGMANGYDSVLLGCSTWGDSDIELQDDFVPLLDDLDKAGLSGKRVAVYGCGDSSYEHFCGAVDVIEEKAESLGADMVAASLKIDGDPEDDDVLSWIQGFSAKL
- a CDS encoding iron-containing alcohol dehydrogenase, with protein sequence MQKFTFFNPTQIVFGKGQMQELDALVPKNARVLITYGGGSAKRSGVLDAVKKELMQSNRTVFEFGGIEANPKFPTLMKAVELARMEDVDFLLAVGGGSVMDGTKFIAIAIHAEQFMGKEEELLHFGFSTVPVENVVPLGTVVTLPATGSEMNNGGVISNGTDKLTIFHRDAFPVFSILDPELTYTLPKEQVGNGIVDSFVHVIEQYLTYPQNAPVQDRIAEGLLQTIIEVGPTTLANPTDYDSRESLVWSATLALNGLLSAGVVPDWTSHMIGHELTALHHIAHARSLAVLLPAVMRQRKDQKREKLLQYGERVWKICTGTEDERIELAIQKTEEFFHEVGFTTRLSDYGVSKSDIPAVLENLEKHNMTALSERGDISLDVSRAILEDSL